One window of Camelina sativa cultivar DH55 chromosome 4, Cs, whole genome shotgun sequence genomic DNA carries:
- the LOC104782435 gene encoding mannose-1-phosphate guanylyltransferase 1, producing MKALILVGGFGTRLRPLTLSFPKPLVDFANKPMILHQIEALKAVGVDEVVLAINYQPEVMLNFLKDFETKLEIKITCSQETEPLGTAGPLALARDKLVDGSGEPFFVLNSDVISEYPLKEMLEFHKTHGGEASIMVTKVDEPSKYGVVVMEESTGKVEKFVEKPKLYVGNKINAGIYLLNPSVLDKIELRPTSIEKETFPKIAAAQGLYAMVLPGFWMDIGQPRDYITGLRLYLDSLRKKSPAKLTSGPHIVGNVLVDETAKIGEGCLIGPDVAIGPGCIVESGVRLSRCTVMRGVRIKKHACISSSIIGWHSTVGQWARIENMTILGEDVHVSDEIYSNGGVVLPHKEIKTNILKPEIVM from the exons ATGAAGGCACTCATTCTTGTTGGAGGTTTCGGCACTCGTTTGAGGCCATTGACTCTCAGTTTCCCTAAGCCCCTTGTTGATTTTGCCAATAAACCCATGATCCTTCATCAG ATAGAGGCTCTTAAGGCAGTTGGAGTTGATGAAGTTGTTTTAGCCATCAATTACCAGCCAGAG GTGATGCTGAACTTCTTGAAGGACTTTGAAACGAAGCTAGAAATCAAAATCACTTGCTCACAGGAGACCGAACCACTAGGTACAGCTGGTCCTCTGGCTTTAGCGAGAGACAAATTGGTTGACGGTTCTGGAGAGCCCTTCTTTGTGCTTAACAGTGATGTGATTAGTGAGTACCCACTTAAAGAAATGCTTGAGTTTCACAAAACTCACGGTGGGGAAGCCTCCATAATGGTGACAAAG GTGGATGAACCATCGAAATATGGAGTGGTTGTTATGGAAGAAAGTACAGGAAAAGTTGAGAAGTTTGTGGAAAAGCCAAAACTGTATGTAGGTAACAAGATCAACGCTGGGATTTATCTTCTGAACCCATCAGTTCTTGATAAGATTGAGCTAAGACCAACTTCGATCGAAAAAGAGACATTCCCTAAGATTGCAGCAGCGCAAGGGCTCTATGCGATGGTGCTACCAGGGTTTTGGATGGACATTGGGCAACCCCGTGACTACATAACGGGTTTGAGACTCTACTTAGACTCTCTGAGAAAGAAATCACCTGCCAAACTAACCAGTGGTCCACACATTGTTGGGAACGTCCTTGTTGACGAAACCGCCAAGATTGGGGAAGGATGTTTGATTGGACCAGACGTTGCCATTGGTCCAGGCTGCATTGTTGAGTCAGGAGTAAGACTCTCACGCTGCACAGTCATGCGTGGGGTGCGCATCAAGAAGCACGCGTGTATCTCGAGCAGTATCATCGGGTGGCACTCAACAGTTGGACAATGGGCCAGAATTGAGAACATGACCATCCTCGGGGAAGATGTTCACGTTAGCGATGAGATATATAGCAACGGTGGAGTTGTGTTGCCACACAAGGAGATCAAAACAAACATCTTGAAGCCAGAGATAGTGATGTGA
- the LOC104782437 gene encoding ribonuclease 2, protein MASRTCLLFLLVAFVAGALAGDVIEVNRSQSQREFDYFALSLQWPGTYCRATRHCCSKNACCRGSDSPTQFTIHGLWPDYNDGSWPSCCYRSDFNEKEISTLMDGLEKYWPSLSCGSPSNCHGGKGSFWGHEWEKHGTCSSPVFRDEYNYFLATLNLYLKYNLTDVLYQAGYVASNSEKYPLGGIVTAIQNAFHINPEVQCKRDAIDEIRICFYKDFKPRDCVGSKDLTSRKSCPKYVSLPEYTPLDGEAMVLKMPTDREAL, encoded by the exons ATGGCGTCGCGTACatgtcttctcttccttctcgtTGCGTTTGTCGCCGGAGCACTTGCCGGAGACGTCATCGAAGTCAATAGATCTCAGAGTCAGAGGGAGTTCGATTAtttcgctctctctcttcagtGGCCTGGAACATACTGCCGCGCTACTCGTCATTGCTGCTCCAAAAACGCTTGCTGCAGAGG cTCTGATTCTCCAACTCAGTTCACCATCC ATGGGTTATGGCCTGACTATAACGATGGTTCATGGCCTTCTTGTTGTTATCGATCTGACTTTAATGAGAAGGAG atcTCAACGTTGATGGATGGTCTTGAGAAGTACTGGCCTAGTCTTAGTTGTGGTTCTCCATCAAACTGTCATGGTGGAAAAGGGTCATTTTGGGGCCATGAg TGGG agAAACATGGGACTTGTTCTTCTCCTGTTTTTCGTGATGAGTATAATTACTTTCTTGCCACGCTTAATCTCTACTTGAAGTATAATCTCACG GATGTCCTTTATCAAGCTGGCTATGTTGCTTCCAACAGCGAAAAGTATCCTCTAGGAGGTATCGTAACAGCCATTCAGAATGCATTTCATATCAACCCTGAAGTGCAATGCAAAAGAGATGCAATCGATGAAATACGTATATGCTTCTATAAGGATTTTAAG CCCAGGGACTGTGTTGGTTCCAAAGATTTGACATCTAGAAAATCATGTCCCAAGTACGTAAGTTTGCCGGAATACACGCCATTGG ATGGTGAGGCTATGGTTCTGAAGATGCCAACAGATAGAGAAGCTCTTTGA
- the LOC104784293 gene encoding uncharacterized protein At2g39790, mitochondrial-like yields the protein MAFAGCVRRSVSKLASACDRARSISFPAVMNCRPCPSQALNPSPLRAFISRGVFTLSRSDSILLSEIQIRDVIDSKILSDLEIDDLDYLLLSVKTIFFFLILYWEQLKETIPEYFSFRIEDDPSDQFVTLTTKEHVEENFKVLAFMPSLVADKPSIKLILTVTKKSGLGLEFSCTDFGDHFNIDNVSVNHPGEKNDWQFEDLEDDMKKAFNNYVETLLGESTRKLLHRYMMSKRKREYLAWLKDVKKFIR from the exons ATGGCTTTCGCTGGGTGTGTACGCAGGTCAGTGTCTAAGTTGGCTTCGGCATGTGATCGAGCCCGGTCTATCTCCTTCCCCGCCGTTATGAACTGTCGTCCGTGTCCGTCTCAAGCTCTCAACCCGTCTCCGCTGCGTGCCTTCATCTCCCGTGGCGTTTTTACTCTCTCGAGGAGTGATAGTATACTTCTCTCGGAGATACAAATTCGCGACGTGATTGACTCCAAGATCCTTTCTGATTTGGAAATTGATGATCTCGATTAT TTGCTGTTAAGTGTTAAGAcgatatttttctttcttatactCTACTGGGAGCAGCTTAAAGAGACAATTCCGGAATACTTCAGTTTCAGAATTGAAGATGATCCTTCAGATCAGTTTGTGACATTGACGACTAAGGAACACGTTgaggaaaattttaaagttttagcaTTCATGCCTAGTCTTGTTGCTGATAAACCAAGTATTAAACTGATTCTAACTGTCACTAAGAAGAGCGGGCTCGGCCTGGAGTTTAGCTGCACGGATTTTGGTGATCATTTTAACATAGATAATGTATCAGTGAATCATCCGGGGGAAAAGAACGATTGGCAATTCGA AGACTTGGAAGATGATATGAAGAAGGCCTTCAACAATTATGTGGAGACCCTATTAGGAGAAAGCACAAGGAAGTTATTGCATAGGTACATGATGAGCAAACGGAAGCGAGAGTACTTGGCATGGTTGAAGGATGTTAAGAAATTTATTCGTTGA
- the LOC104784295 gene encoding uncharacterized protein At2g39795, mitochondrial-like encodes MALAWCAVSRSASNFASLCGGRVRIISTVLDRPSLALNPSPLRPFVSSSFYYPAVVDQLSSEQMLIREIDSEINLASQISDMFKDEETTPESSPFIIEDDGGETVTLTRDYKGEHIKVVVGLPSHATKNEEGTLDYYYNYYGYGVKIPLTMNITKKSGLSLEFRCKVIDEYDWIHIDGVFGDHSVDSLKDKLANGEGTYFK; translated from the exons ATGGCTTTGGCTTGGTGCGCCGTAAGCAGGTCAGCTTCTAATTTTGCTTCCTTGTGTGGTGGTCGAGTCCGAATTATCTCCACCGTTTTGGACCGTCCGTCTCTAGCTCTCAACCCGTCACCGCTGCGTCCCTTCGTCTCTAGTAGCTTTTACTACCCGGCGGTTGTTGATCAGCTGAGCTCCGAGCAAATGCTTATCCGGGAGATTGACTCCGAGATCAATTTAGCTTCGCAAATCAGTGATATGTTTAAG GATGAAGAGACGACTCCAGAAAGCTCACCTTTCATAATTGAAGATGATGGAGGTGAGACTGTGACATTGACTAGAGACTACAAAGGGGAACATATTAAAGTTGTAGTAGGCCTGCCTAGTCATGCTACTAAGAATGAAGAGGGAACtcttgattattattataattattatggaTATGGAGTGAAGATACCACTAACTATGAATATTACCAAGAAGAGCGGACTCAGCCTAGAGTTTCGCTGCAAGGTTATTGATGAATATGATTGGATCCACATAGATGGTGTATTTGGGGATCATTCGGTTGACTCTTTGAAAGACAAACTGGCGAATGGCGAAGGGACTTATTTCAAGTAA
- the LOC104784296 gene encoding uncharacterized protein At2g39795, mitochondrial-like: MALAWCAVRRSASKFASLCGGRVGVISTVVNRPSLALNPSQLRPFVSDSSHYPKVIDHFISEQTLILEIDSQIRFASQTNDMVNDEEATPGSLPFRIEDDGGKTVTLTRDYNGEHIKVVVGMPCESQQLPNTEWLSDDFKDVNHVLENAFYKYLETRLTKDTTNFLYEYMTTNKRRQLFWLKDVKKFLVDAS, encoded by the exons ATGGCTTTAGCTTGGTGCGCTGTACGCAGGTCAGCATCGAAGTTTGCTTCCCTGTGTGGTGGTCGAGTCGGAGTTATCTCCACCGTTGTAAACCGTCCGTCTCTAGCTCTCAACCCGTCACAGCTGCGTCCCTTCGTCTCTGATAGCTCACACTACCCGAAGGTTATTGATCATTTTATCTCTGAGCAAACGCTTATCCTCGAGATTGACTCCCAGATCAGATTTGCTTCGCAAACCAATGATATGGTTAAC GATGAAGAGGCGACTCCAGGAAGTTTACCTTTCAGAATTGAAGATGATGGAGGTAAGACTGTGACATTGACTAGAGACTACAATGGGGAACACATTAAAGTTGTAGTAGGCATGCCTTGTGAATCtc AGCAACTGCCGAATACTGAATGGTTGTCTGATGATTTCAA AGACGTGAATCATGTTTTGGAGAATGCGTTCTACAAGTATCTGGAGACCAGATTGACAAAAGACACAACAAATTTTTTGTATGAGTACATGACGACGAACAAGCGACGCCAGTTGTTTTGGTTGAAGGATGTCAAGAAGTTTTTGGTTGATGCAAGTTAA
- the LOC104784297 gene encoding uncharacterized protein At2g39795, mitochondrial-like, translating to MALACCAVRRSASKFASVCGGRVGVFSTVVNRPSLALNPTSLRPFASSSFYYPMVVDQLSSEQTLIREIDSQINFASQINDMDATPGFLPFRIEDDGGKTVTLTRDYKGEHIKVVVGMPCESRDVGVDDDDDDDDDDDDDDNVFVDHSGDSLKDQLPNTEWSSDDFKDVNHNVENALYKYLETRLTKGTTNFLYEYMTTNKRRHLFWLKDVKKFLDDES from the exons ATGGCTTTGGCTTGCTGCGCTGTACGCAGGTCAGCATCTAAGTTTGCTTCCGTGTGTGGTGGTCGAGTCGGAGTATTCTCCACCGTTGTGAACCGTCCGTCACTAGCTCTCAACCCGACATCGCTGCGTCCCTTCGCCTCTAGTAGCTTTTATTACCCGATGGTTGTTGATCAGCTGAGCTCCGAGCAAACGCTTATCCGGGAGATTGACTCCCAGATCAATTTTGCTTCGCAAATCAATGATATG GATGCGACTCCAGGATTCTTACCTTTCAGAATTGAAGATGATGGAGGTAAGACTGTGACATTGACTAGAGACTACAAAGGGGAACACATTAAAGTTGTAGTAGGCATGCCTTGTGAATCTCGTGATGttggtgttgatgatgatgatgatgatgatgatgatgatgatgatgatg ATAATGTATTTGTGGATCATTCGGGGGATTCTTTGAAAGATCAACTGCCGAATACTGAATGGTCGTCTGATGATTTCAA AGACGTGAATCATAACGTGGAGAATGCGTTGTACAAGTATCTGGAGACTAGATTGACAAAAGGCACAACGAATTTTTTGTATGAGTACATGACGACGAACAAGCGACGCCACTTGTTTTGGTTGAAGGATGTCAAGAAGTTTTTGGATGATGAAAGTTAA
- the LOC104782438 gene encoding uncharacterized protein At2g39795, mitochondrial, which translates to MALAWCVVRRSASKLASVCGGLRVRSISTVINRPNLARNPSTLSPFLSRGFLYSTAIDRMSSEQTLIRVIDSEINSALQSGDLNLDEEMTPGSFPFKIEDNPGQQNVTLTRDFNGEHIKVVVSMPSLVTDENDEDDDDDDDDDGPSNESSIPLVVTITKKSGLSLEFSCMAFPDEIAIDALSVKQPGDSLEDQMANEGPDFEDLDENLKKTFYKFLEIRGVKASTTNFLHEYMMRKVNQEYLLWLKNVKAFMEE; encoded by the exons ATGGCTTTAGCTTGGTGCGTTGTACGCAGGTCAGCTTCTAAGCTAGCTTCAGTCTGTGGTGGTCTTCGAGTCCGCTCTATCTCCACCGTTATCAATCGCCCGAATCTAGCTCGCAACCCGTCTACGCTGAGTCCGTTCCTCTCTCGTGGCTTTCTTTACTCGACGGCTATTGATCGTATGAGCTCCGAGCAAACCCTTATCCGAGTGATTGACTCCGAGATCAATTCTGCTTTGCAATCTGGTGATCTCAATTTG GATGAAGAGATGACTCCAGGAAGCTTCCCATTCAAAATTGAAGACAATCCTGGACAGCAGAATGTGACATTGACTAGAGATTTCAATGGAGAACATATTAAAGTTGTAGTAAGCATGCCTAGTCTTGTTACTGATGAgaatgatgaggatgatgatgatgatgatgatgatgatggtccTAGTAATGAATCAAGTATTCCACTAGTTGTGACTATTACCAAGAAGAGCGGACTCAGCTTAGAGTTTAGCTGCATGGCTTTTCCTGATGAGATTGCTATAGATGCTTTATCTGTGAAACAACCGGGGGATTCTTTGGAGGATCAAATGGCAAATGAAGGGCCTGATTTCGA AGACTTGGAcgagaatctgaagaagacgTTCTACAAGTTTTTGGAGATCAGAGGAGTGAAAGCAAGCACCACGAATTTCTTGCACGAGTACATGATGAGAAAAGTGAACCAAGAGTACTTGTTATGGTTGAAGAATGTTAAGGCGTTTATGGAAGAGTGA
- the LOC104782439 gene encoding delta-1-pyrroline-5-carboxylate synthase A isoform X1, with translation MEELDRSRAFARDVKRIVVKVGTAVVTGKGGRLALGRLGALCEQLAELNSDGFEVILVSSGAVGLGRQRLRYRQLVNSSFADLQKPQTELDGKACAGVGQSSLMSYYETMFDQLDVTAAQLLVNDSSFRDKEFRKQLNETVKSMLDLRVIPIFNENDAISTRRAPYQDSSGIFWDNDSLAALLALELKADLLILLSDVEGLYTGPPSDPNSKLIHTFVKEKHQDEITFGDKSRLGRGGMTAKVKAAVNAAYAGIPVIITSGYSAENIDKVLRGLRVGTLFHQDARLWAPITDSSARDMAVAARESSRKLQALSSEDRKKILLDIADALEANETTIKAENELDVAAAQEAGLEESLVARLVMTPGKISSLAVSVRKLAEMEDPIGRVLKKTEVADGLVLEKTSSPLGVLLIVFESRPDALVQIASLAIRSGNGLLLKGGKEARRSNAILHKVITDAIPKTVGGKLIGLVTSREEIPDLLKLDDVIDLVIPRGSNNLVTQIKNTTKIPVLGHADGICHVYVDKSCDTDMAKRIVSDAKLDYPAACNAMETLLVHKDLEQNAVLNELIFALQSNGVTLYGGPKASAILNIPEARTFNHEYCSKACTVEVVEDVYAAIDHIHRHGSAHTDCIVTEDPEVAELFLRQVDSAAVFHNASTRFSDGFRFGLGAEVGVSTGRIHARGPVGVEGLLTTRWIMRGKGQVVDGDNGIVYTHQDIPIQA, from the exons ATGGAGGAGTTAGATCGTTCACGTGCTTTTGCCAGAGACGTCAAGCGTATCGTCGTTAAg gttggGACCGCAGTTGTGACTGGAAAAGGTGGAAGATTGGCTCTTGGTCGCTTAGGAGCACTCTGTGAACAG CTTGCGGAATTAAACTCGGATGGATTTGAAGTGATATTGGTGTCATCTGGTGCGGTTGGCCTTGGCCGTCAAAGGCTTCGATATCGACAATTAGTCAATAGCAG CTTTGCGGATCTTCAGAAGCCTCAGACTGAACTTGATGGGAAGGCTTGTGCTGGTGTTGGACAAAGCAGTCTTATGTCTTATTATGAGACTATGTTCGACCAG CTGGATGTGACCGCTGCTCAGCTTCTGGTGAATGACAGTAGTTTTAGAGACAAGGAATTCAGGAAGCAACTTAATGAGACTGTCAAGTCTATGCTAGATTTGAGGGTTATTCCTATTTTCAATGAGAATGATGCTATTAGCACCCGAAGAGCCCCATATCAG GACTCTTCTGGTATTTTCTGGGACAACGACAGCTTAGCTGCTCTACTGGCGCTGGAACTGAAAGCTGATCTTCTGATTCTCCTGAGTGATGTTGAAGGTCTTTACACCGGCCCTCCAAGTGATCCTAACTCAAAGTTGATCCACACCTTTGTTAAAGAAAAGCATCAAGACGAGATTACATTTGGCGACAAATCAAGATTAGGGAGAGGAGGTATGACCGCAAAAGTCAAAGCTGCAGTGAATGCAGCTTATGCTGGGATTCCTGTCATCATAACCAG TGGGTATTCAGCTGAGAACATAGACAAAGTCCTCAGAGGACTGCGTGTTGGAACCTTATTCCATCAAGATGCTCGTTTATGGGCTCCGATCACAGATTCTAGTGCACGTGACATGGCTGTTGCGGCAAGGGAGAGTTCTAGAAAGCTTCAG GCCCTATCTTCAGAAGATAGGAAAAAAATTCTGCTTGATATTGCTGATGCTCTTGAAGCAAATGAAACAACAATCAAAGCTGAGAATGAGTTAGATGTAGCTGCAGCACAAGAGGCTGGGTTGGAAGAATCGTTGGTGGCTCGCTTAGTTATGACCCCTGGGAAG ATCTCAAGCCTTGCAGTTTCAGTTCGTAAGCTAGCTGAAATGGAAGATCCAATTGGCCGTGTTTTGAAGAAAACAGAG GTGGCTGATGGTCTGGTCTTAGAGAAGACCTCATCTCCATTAGGCGTACTTCTGATTGTTTTTGAATCTCGACCTGATGCACTTGTACAG ATAGCTTCACTTGCCATCCGGAGTGGAAATGGTCTCTTATTGAAGGGTGGAAAGGAGGCTCGGCGATCAAATGCTATCTTACACAAG GTGATCACTGATGCAATTCCAAAGACTGTCGGGGGTAAATTAATTGGACTTGTGACTTCAAGAGAAGAGATTCCTGATTTGCTCAAG CTTGATGATGTTATTGATCTTGTGATCCCAAGAGGTAGCAACAACCTTGTTACTCAGAttaaaaacactacaaaaatcccTGTGCTTGGTCATGCTG ATGGAATCTGTCATGTGTATGTCGACAAGTCTTGTGATACGGATATGGCAAAGCGCATAGTCTCTGATGCAAAGTTAGACTATCCAGCAGCCTGTAATGCGATG GAAACCCTTCTTGTGCATAAGGATCTAGAGCAGAATGCAGTGCTCAATGAGCTTATTTTTGCTCTGCAGAGCAATG GAGTCACTTTGTATGGTGGACCAAAGGCAAGTGCAATACTGAACATACCAGAAGCAAGGACGTTCAACCATGAATACTGTTCCAAGGCTTGCACTGTTGAAGTTGTAGAAGACGTTTATGCTGCTATAGATCACATTCACCGACATGGCAG TGCACACACAGACTGCATTGTGACCGAGGATCCCGAAGTTGCAGAGCTATTCCTTCGCCAAGTGGACAG TGCTGCTGTTTTTCACAATGCAAGCACAAGATTCTCAGATGGTTTTCGATTTGGACTTGGTGCTGAG GTGGGAGTAAGTACAGGCAGGATCCATGCTCGTGGTCCAGTTGGGGTGGAAGGATTACTTACAACAAGATG GATAATGAGAGGAAAAGGACAAGTTGTGGACGGAGACAATGGAATTGTTTACACCCATCAGGACATTCCCATCCAAGCCTAA
- the LOC104782439 gene encoding delta-1-pyrroline-5-carboxylate synthase A isoform X2, translated as MSYYETMFDQLDVTAAQLLVNDSSFRDKEFRKQLNETVKSMLDLRVIPIFNENDAISTRRAPYQDSSGIFWDNDSLAALLALELKADLLILLSDVEGLYTGPPSDPNSKLIHTFVKEKHQDEITFGDKSRLGRGGMTAKVKAAVNAAYAGIPVIITSGYSAENIDKVLRGLRVGTLFHQDARLWAPITDSSARDMAVAARESSRKLQALSSEDRKKILLDIADALEANETTIKAENELDVAAAQEAGLEESLVARLVMTPGKISSLAVSVRKLAEMEDPIGRVLKKTEVADGLVLEKTSSPLGVLLIVFESRPDALVQIASLAIRSGNGLLLKGGKEARRSNAILHKVITDAIPKTVGGKLIGLVTSREEIPDLLKLDDVIDLVIPRGSNNLVTQIKNTTKIPVLGHADGICHVYVDKSCDTDMAKRIVSDAKLDYPAACNAMETLLVHKDLEQNAVLNELIFALQSNGVTLYGGPKASAILNIPEARTFNHEYCSKACTVEVVEDVYAAIDHIHRHGSAHTDCIVTEDPEVAELFLRQVDSAAVFHNASTRFSDGFRFGLGAEVGVSTGRIHARGPVGVEGLLTTRWIMRGKGQVVDGDNGIVYTHQDIPIQA; from the exons ATGTCTTATTATGAGACTATGTTCGACCAG CTGGATGTGACCGCTGCTCAGCTTCTGGTGAATGACAGTAGTTTTAGAGACAAGGAATTCAGGAAGCAACTTAATGAGACTGTCAAGTCTATGCTAGATTTGAGGGTTATTCCTATTTTCAATGAGAATGATGCTATTAGCACCCGAAGAGCCCCATATCAG GACTCTTCTGGTATTTTCTGGGACAACGACAGCTTAGCTGCTCTACTGGCGCTGGAACTGAAAGCTGATCTTCTGATTCTCCTGAGTGATGTTGAAGGTCTTTACACCGGCCCTCCAAGTGATCCTAACTCAAAGTTGATCCACACCTTTGTTAAAGAAAAGCATCAAGACGAGATTACATTTGGCGACAAATCAAGATTAGGGAGAGGAGGTATGACCGCAAAAGTCAAAGCTGCAGTGAATGCAGCTTATGCTGGGATTCCTGTCATCATAACCAG TGGGTATTCAGCTGAGAACATAGACAAAGTCCTCAGAGGACTGCGTGTTGGAACCTTATTCCATCAAGATGCTCGTTTATGGGCTCCGATCACAGATTCTAGTGCACGTGACATGGCTGTTGCGGCAAGGGAGAGTTCTAGAAAGCTTCAG GCCCTATCTTCAGAAGATAGGAAAAAAATTCTGCTTGATATTGCTGATGCTCTTGAAGCAAATGAAACAACAATCAAAGCTGAGAATGAGTTAGATGTAGCTGCAGCACAAGAGGCTGGGTTGGAAGAATCGTTGGTGGCTCGCTTAGTTATGACCCCTGGGAAG ATCTCAAGCCTTGCAGTTTCAGTTCGTAAGCTAGCTGAAATGGAAGATCCAATTGGCCGTGTTTTGAAGAAAACAGAG GTGGCTGATGGTCTGGTCTTAGAGAAGACCTCATCTCCATTAGGCGTACTTCTGATTGTTTTTGAATCTCGACCTGATGCACTTGTACAG ATAGCTTCACTTGCCATCCGGAGTGGAAATGGTCTCTTATTGAAGGGTGGAAAGGAGGCTCGGCGATCAAATGCTATCTTACACAAG GTGATCACTGATGCAATTCCAAAGACTGTCGGGGGTAAATTAATTGGACTTGTGACTTCAAGAGAAGAGATTCCTGATTTGCTCAAG CTTGATGATGTTATTGATCTTGTGATCCCAAGAGGTAGCAACAACCTTGTTACTCAGAttaaaaacactacaaaaatcccTGTGCTTGGTCATGCTG ATGGAATCTGTCATGTGTATGTCGACAAGTCTTGTGATACGGATATGGCAAAGCGCATAGTCTCTGATGCAAAGTTAGACTATCCAGCAGCCTGTAATGCGATG GAAACCCTTCTTGTGCATAAGGATCTAGAGCAGAATGCAGTGCTCAATGAGCTTATTTTTGCTCTGCAGAGCAATG GAGTCACTTTGTATGGTGGACCAAAGGCAAGTGCAATACTGAACATACCAGAAGCAAGGACGTTCAACCATGAATACTGTTCCAAGGCTTGCACTGTTGAAGTTGTAGAAGACGTTTATGCTGCTATAGATCACATTCACCGACATGGCAG TGCACACACAGACTGCATTGTGACCGAGGATCCCGAAGTTGCAGAGCTATTCCTTCGCCAAGTGGACAG TGCTGCTGTTTTTCACAATGCAAGCACAAGATTCTCAGATGGTTTTCGATTTGGACTTGGTGCTGAG GTGGGAGTAAGTACAGGCAGGATCCATGCTCGTGGTCCAGTTGGGGTGGAAGGATTACTTACAACAAGATG GATAATGAGAGGAAAAGGACAAGTTGTGGACGGAGACAATGGAATTGTTTACACCCATCAGGACATTCCCATCCAAGCCTAA